One region of Candidatus Riesia pediculischaeffi genomic DNA includes:
- the murI gene encoding glutamate racemase gives MQYINRPINVLIFDSGLGGLSIYKYLFYNLPSLNYVYVFDSKFFPYGDKEDLFIINRVIKIINKIQKNRSFEIIVLACNTVSVTSIGILKKVFPNQMILGSFPEVDIAVHSTKNNIVCLLATRKTVEHMSNVIERYSKKYEIYSIYSSEIVELAEKKIRGITVSKNRIQSILIDLSDHKNPDTIILGCTHFSFISSEIKEAFPSCIHLIDSKRSIYNELLNFVYKQQKNKIFYGKSKNLVLCTGFDYKIKKLYDLFITIGFSDIQRIIV, from the coding sequence ATGCAATATATCAACCGTCCAATTAATGTGTTAATTTTTGACTCTGGATTAGGTGGTTTATCTATCTACAAATACTTGTTTTATAATTTACCAAGCTTAAATTATGTTTATGTATTTGACAGTAAATTTTTTCCGTACGGAGATAAGGAAGATCTTTTTATCATTAACAGAGTAATAAAAATAATTAATAAAATTCAAAAAAATAGATCTTTTGAAATAATTGTTCTTGCATGTAATACTGTTAGTGTCACTAGCATAGGTATATTAAAGAAAGTTTTTCCAAATCAAATGATTTTAGGATCTTTTCCAGAAGTGGATATAGCTGTTCATTCTACTAAAAACAACATCGTATGCTTATTAGCCACTCGTAAAACAGTTGAACATATGAGTAATGTAATAGAACGCTATTCAAAAAAATACGAAATTTATTCAATTTATTCTTCTGAAATTGTGGAACTTGCGGAAAAAAAAATTCGAGGAATAACAGTTTCAAAAAATAGAATTCAGTCTATTCTGATTGATCTTTCTGATCATAAGAATCCGGATACGATAATATTAGGATGTACTCATTTTTCTTTTATTTCTTCAGAAATCAAGGAGGCTTTTCCAAGCTGTATACATCTAATCGATTCTAAAAGAAGCATTTATAACGAGTTATTGAATTTTGTTTACAAACAGCAAAAAAACAAAATTTTTTATGGGAAAAGTAAGAATTTAGTCCTTTGTACCGGTTTCGACTATAAAATTAAAAAATTATACGATTTATTTATAACAATTGGATTTTCAGATATACAAAGAATCATTGTTTAA
- the pgi gene encoding glucose-6-phosphate isomerase, giving the protein MKDINPVKTKSWKKLEQDYEIIKNIHMKEMFLNEKDRFKDFSVNFNDEILIDYSKNRINRRVFKNLIGLAKETCLKDAINSMFNGEKINVTENREVSHTYLRGNISNIDYAKNIFLRRIRKEIDESLSNMENFSENIINGLWKGYTGKRITDIVNVGIGGSNLGPKMMVHALESYRNHLRIHFLSSIDQENFNNLLKIIHPETTLFLISSKTFRTQETLMNAYALKKWFLKKTNNQGNIENHFIAITMNVGEAKIFGLNSRNIFKIWSWVGGRYSVWSAIGLSVVLSIGFSNFKKILIGANSMDHHFYNNDFERNIPIIMALIEIWYSNFFKFETVAILPYNYCLRTLPSYLQQLGMESNGKNVDRNHQKISYKSSPIVWGSSGIDGQHAFYQLLHQGTNVVPCDFIGSVRGFERDLLNNVAKNHHDNLMSNFFAQSEILAFGNIKREKINEQLTSSVHTHKFLFGNRPSNSILIKKITPYTMGALVSMYEHKVFSQGVILNIFSFDQWGVESGKKLANHIFSEIVSPSNKQIKFHDHSTNGLINLYKNWKS; this is encoded by the coding sequence ATGAAAGATATAAACCCTGTAAAGACAAAATCTTGGAAAAAATTGGAGCAAGATTACGAGATCATTAAGAATATACATATGAAAGAAATGTTTCTGAATGAAAAAGATCGATTTAAAGATTTTTCTGTTAACTTTAATGATGAGATACTAATAGATTATTCAAAGAATAGAATTAATAGAAGAGTATTTAAAAATTTAATAGGTCTTGCAAAAGAAACATGTTTAAAGGATGCAATAAATAGTATGTTTAATGGGGAAAAGATTAATGTTACGGAAAATAGAGAAGTTTCTCACACATATTTAAGAGGTAATATATCTAATATTGACTACGCTAAAAATATTTTTTTGCGAAGAATACGTAAGGAAATAGATGAATCTTTAAGTAACATGGAAAATTTTAGTGAAAATATTATTAACGGTTTATGGAAAGGATATACTGGAAAGAGGATAACTGATATTGTTAATGTAGGAATCGGAGGATCTAATTTAGGTCCAAAGATGATGGTTCATGCTCTTGAATCTTATAGAAATCATTTAAGAATACATTTCTTATCAAGTATTGATCAAGAAAATTTTAACAATCTCCTAAAAATAATTCATCCGGAAACAACATTGTTTTTAATTTCTTCAAAAACTTTTCGAACCCAAGAAACCCTCATGAATGCGTATGCTTTAAAAAAGTGGTTTTTAAAAAAAACAAACAATCAAGGAAATATTGAGAATCATTTTATTGCTATTACTATGAATGTCGGTGAAGCAAAGATTTTCGGATTAAATTCCAGAAACATATTTAAAATTTGGAGTTGGGTTGGAGGAAGATATTCGGTATGGTCAGCAATCGGATTATCAGTGGTATTATCCATAGGTTTCTCAAATTTTAAAAAAATTTTGATTGGAGCAAACTCCATGGATCATCATTTTTATAATAATGATTTTGAAAGGAATATACCGATAATTATGGCTTTAATAGAAATATGGTATAGTAATTTCTTTAAATTTGAAACGGTAGCTATTCTTCCTTACAATTATTGTTTAAGAACTCTTCCGTCTTATTTACAGCAGCTTGGTATGGAATCCAATGGAAAAAACGTTGATAGAAATCATCAAAAAATATCTTATAAGAGTAGTCCAATTGTTTGGGGAAGTTCGGGAATTGACGGACAGCATGCCTTTTATCAACTATTACATCAAGGAACGAATGTTGTACCTTGCGATTTTATAGGATCTGTTAGAGGATTTGAAAGAGATTTACTAAATAATGTTGCAAAAAATCATCATGACAATCTGATGAGTAATTTTTTTGCGCAATCTGAAATACTTGCTTTTGGCAATATTAAAAGAGAAAAAATAAACGAACAGTTAACTTCTTCCGTTCATACGCATAAATTTCTGTTTGGAAATAGACCTTCTAACTCAATATTAATTAAAAAAATTACCCCATATACAATGGGTGCTTTGGTTTCAATGTATGAACACAAGGTGTTTTCTCAAGGAGTTATCTTAAATATCTTTAGTTTTGATCAATGGGGAGTAGAATCTGGAAAAAAATTAGCCAATCATATTTTTTCAGAAATTGTTAGTCCTTCAAATAAACAAATTAAGTTTCATGATCATTCTACAAATGGTTTAATCAATCTATATAAAAATTGGAAATCCTAA
- a CDS encoding UbiX family flavin prenyltransferase codes for MSKKRIIIGLTGASGVIYGIRLLDVMQSLGVFEIHLIMSQSAEQVIKIETDYSIDQIHKKANFVHNNVDQSSSVSSGSFITSGMIIVPCSIKTLSGIKNSYNDSLMVRAADVVLKERRRLVLCIRETPFHLGHINLMEELCRMGSTIFPLIPSFYRKPNCISDIVDQVVFRILDQFGIFLEHSSRYSKN; via the coding sequence ATGAGTAAAAAAAGAATTATAATCGGATTGACGGGAGCAAGTGGCGTAATCTATGGGATACGTCTATTAGATGTGATGCAATCGCTAGGTGTATTTGAAATACATTTGATAATGAGTCAGTCTGCAGAACAGGTTATTAAGATAGAGACAGATTATTCGATCGATCAAATTCATAAGAAAGCGAACTTTGTTCACAATAATGTGGATCAATCTTCTTCTGTATCTTCAGGTTCTTTCATTACATCAGGAATGATTATTGTTCCTTGTTCGATAAAAACGTTATCAGGAATCAAAAATAGTTATAATGATTCTTTGATGGTTCGTGCTGCTGACGTTGTATTGAAGGAGAGGAGAAGATTAGTGTTATGTATTCGGGAAACTCCGTTTCATTTAGGACACATCAATTTGATGGAAGAACTCTGTAGGATGGGTTCTACTATATTTCCGTTAATACCGTCTTTCTATAGAAAACCGAACTGTATATCAGATATCGTAGATCAGGTCGTTTTTCGAATTTTAGATCAGTTTGGGATATTTTTAGAACACTCTTCAAGATATTCGAAAAATTAA
- a CDS encoding acetate kinase: protein MSKKTKKYIFVLNCGSSSLKFAIIDILKKEKIFSGTVEFLHSKKSQITFKDCTNEENKVIFLENLTYKKSIEVIFQKSLEKIKCLQSILGIGHRIVHGGEKLHQSTIIDKKIIEQIRSSIPFAPLHNPFGIIGFQEISSIFPHLKHKQVAVFDTAFHHTIPSESYLYAIPYELYKKYGIRRYGAHGISYQYVSKKFSKIVKKDLKYLNIIVCHLGNGGSIAAIANGKSVDTSMGLTPLEGLMMGTRSGDIDPSIIFYLYENLKMNIGQIREILTKKSGILGITQINNDMRYVEDNYHKDTNANRAMKMYCHRLSKYIASYFTMMNDHLDAIIFTGGIGENSVMVRKMTMEKLKLFNVQCDEEKNANTKFGKCEMISSKNSIPVWVIPTNEEIIIAEETFRLLEIEQT, encoded by the coding sequence ATGTCTAAAAAAACTAAAAAATATATATTTGTATTAAATTGCGGAAGTTCTTCTTTAAAATTTGCAATTATTGACATTTTGAAAAAAGAGAAGATCTTTTCTGGAACAGTAGAATTCTTACATTCCAAAAAATCTCAAATAACCTTCAAAGATTGTACGAACGAAGAAAATAAAGTTATATTTCTTGAAAATTTGACGTATAAGAAATCAATTGAAGTTATATTTCAGAAATCACTAGAAAAAATAAAATGTCTCCAATCCATCCTAGGAATAGGACATAGAATAGTTCATGGAGGTGAAAAACTTCATCAATCTACGATAATTGACAAAAAAATCATAGAACAAATACGATCTTCAATTCCATTTGCTCCTCTCCACAACCCTTTTGGAATAATTGGTTTCCAAGAAATATCATCTATCTTTCCGCACTTGAAACATAAACAAGTAGCAGTCTTTGATACTGCATTTCATCATACGATTCCATCAGAATCCTATCTGTACGCTATTCCCTACGAATTATATAAAAAATATGGGATTAGAAGATATGGCGCACATGGAATTAGTTATCAATATGTATCTAAGAAATTTTCTAAAATCGTTAAAAAAGATCTAAAATATTTGAACATAATTGTCTGTCATCTTGGAAATGGTGGATCAATCGCCGCAATAGCAAATGGAAAATCGGTAGATACTTCTATGGGTCTGACTCCTTTAGAGGGTTTAATGATGGGAACAAGAAGTGGAGACATAGATCCTTCTATCATATTTTACCTATATGAAAATCTAAAAATGAACATAGGTCAAATAAGAGAAATTCTAACAAAAAAATCTGGAATATTAGGAATTACTCAAATTAATAATGATATGCGATATGTGGAAGATAATTATCACAAAGATACCAATGCAAATCGTGCTATGAAAATGTATTGTCATAGATTATCGAAATACATCGCATCATATTTTACTATGATGAATGATCATTTAGATGCAATCATATTTACAGGAGGAATTGGAGAAAATTCGGTCATGGTCAGAAAAATGACAATGGAAAAATTAAAATTATTCAACGTTCAATGTGATGAAGAAAAAAATGCAAACACTAAATTTGGAAAATGCGAAATGATTAGTAGTAAAAATAGTATTCCAGTATGGGTGATTCCAACAAATGAGGAAATTATCATCGCAGAAGAAACTTTTCGTCTGTTAGAAATAGAACAAACGTGA
- the pta gene encoding phosphate acetyltransferase, which yields MNTIILIPVNPLRDLIHIMMGLVHSLERIKKRVYFFEPIFDEKRRNVNIEKFLKFTSNKCAYQKIQKKIIGSEIFEKEKILDEIVDIYELFTKDKDPNKICLILGNYLKDEYYLSKFINYEILQFTSAKIIFLTFNDNGCYKFVLKYIEHLKISKKDIFGIINYSSNYPKKLSNKKFLDILYKERIQEEKHQEFKKNFKYFSKHRIIEIKRNVEMISIRSIDISNYLKSNVLNRGEINTRRISSIMVGKRKIFNDEFDQIPNETLIFSSSNDLTTITSVYLLILEGNLKVSTLLITDGLDIDRNLYNHLHRLFYNTYLPVLIVEENLLEITIKLREFDFMRYHQDIHQLKKIRNYVSTHFKKGWIESLIKKEKRHDSISLKLRENISSTIFRHKLINLAKKNKRTIVLPEGESYKIIQAASICEKRGIANCILIGDPKKIQKIAISYDINLKDIKIIDPKLIYHKYIDTLVASRKKKGMNHSIASQQLSKNNILLATMMLHENEVDGLVSGIVNTTADTIRPALQIIKTKPESSIISSIFFMLFPERTIIFGDCAINVNPNSEELSEIAIQSADSAIKFGIIPKIAMVSYSTGYSAEGKSVEKVRSAVEIVRKKRPELIVDGPIQYDAAISEQVANQKSPDSNLSGKATIFIFPNLDTGNVVYKAVQRAANLTSVGPVLQGIRKPVNDLSRGSSIKDIVYTIAATSIQSSR from the coding sequence TTGAATACAATTATCTTAATTCCAGTTAACCCCTTAAGAGATCTGATTCATATCATGATGGGATTAGTTCATTCTTTGGAAAGAATAAAAAAGAGAGTATATTTCTTCGAACCAATTTTTGATGAAAAAAGAAGAAACGTTAATATCGAAAAATTTTTAAAATTTACTTCAAATAAATGTGCATATCAAAAAATTCAAAAAAAAATTATAGGTTCAGAAATTTTTGAAAAAGAAAAGATATTAGATGAAATAGTTGATATATATGAACTATTTACAAAAGATAAAGATCCCAATAAGATTTGTTTGATACTAGGAAATTATTTAAAAGATGAATATTATTTAAGTAAATTTATAAATTATGAAATATTGCAATTTACTTCAGCAAAGATCATCTTCTTAACATTTAACGATAACGGTTGTTATAAATTCGTATTAAAATATATCGAACATCTAAAAATTTCAAAAAAAGATATCTTCGGAATTATCAATTATTCTTCAAACTATCCTAAAAAACTTTCCAACAAAAAATTTTTAGACATCCTTTACAAGGAAAGGATTCAAGAGGAGAAACATCAAGAATTTAAGAAAAATTTTAAATATTTTTCTAAACATAGAATAATAGAGATTAAAAGGAACGTAGAGATGATTTCTATTAGGAGCATTGACATTTCAAATTATCTTAAGAGCAACGTACTAAACCGTGGTGAAATAAATACAAGAAGAATAAGTTCTATCATGGTTGGAAAAAGAAAAATATTCAACGATGAATTTGATCAAATCCCGAATGAAACATTAATATTTTCAAGTTCAAACGATCTTACGACAATAACATCGGTTTATCTTCTAATTTTAGAAGGAAACTTAAAGGTTAGTACATTGTTGATTACAGATGGACTCGATATTGATAGGAACTTGTATAATCATCTACATCGCCTATTTTACAATACTTATCTACCTGTACTAATTGTCGAAGAAAATTTACTTGAAATTACGATCAAGTTACGTGAATTCGATTTTATGAGATATCATCAAGATATTCATCAACTTAAAAAAATTAGAAATTATGTATCAACTCATTTCAAAAAAGGTTGGATCGAATCTCTTATTAAAAAAGAAAAGAGACATGATTCCATCTCGCTAAAACTTCGGGAAAATATCTCTTCAACAATATTCCGTCACAAATTAATTAATTTAGCTAAAAAAAATAAGAGAACGATCGTCCTACCGGAAGGAGAATCTTATAAAATCATTCAAGCGGCTTCTATATGTGAAAAACGTGGCATAGCGAACTGTATTTTGATCGGAGACCCAAAAAAAATACAAAAGATCGCTATTTCATACGATATCAATTTAAAAGATATCAAAATAATCGATCCAAAACTCATTTACCATAAATACATAGATACGTTAGTTGCATCGAGAAAAAAGAAAGGAATGAATCATTCTATTGCTTCTCAACAATTAAGTAAAAACAACATATTATTAGCAACCATGATGTTACATGAAAATGAAGTAGATGGATTAGTTTCCGGAATAGTTAACACTACAGCAGATACTATCCGTCCAGCTCTACAGATAATTAAGACAAAACCGGAAAGTTCGATCATCTCTTCCATATTCTTTATGTTATTCCCGGAAAGAACCATAATATTTGGAGACTGTGCTATCAACGTAAATCCGAATTCGGAAGAACTATCTGAAATTGCTATCCAATCAGCAGATTCCGCTATAAAATTCGGAATAATACCTAAGATAGCTATGGTATCATATTCCACAGGATATTCTGCAGAAGGAAAGAGTGTTGAAAAAGTTAGATCAGCAGTCGAAATCGTCAGAAAAAAAAGGCCAGAACTTATAGTGGATGGACCAATTCAATATGATGCAGCTATCTCCGAACAAGTTGCTAATCAGAAATCTCCCGACTCCAACCTATCCGGAAAGGCCACAATATTTATTTTTCCAAATTTAGATACGGGTAATGTAGTATACAAAGCCGTTCAAAGAGCAGCGAATCTAACTTCTGTAGGACCTGTATTACAAGGTATAAGGAAACCGGTCAACGATCTATCCAGGGGATCTTCGATTAAAGATATTGTTTATACGATCGCAGCAACGTCTATTCAGTCAAGCAGATAA
- the folC gene encoding bifunctional tetrahydrofolate synthase/dihydrofolate synthase: protein MDIKNFSLDHWISYIRCQHINKIDMSLDRIRKVADDMKLLRPAPFVIIVSGTNGKGTTCNVIENILICSGLKVGVYSSPHLISYTERIRIFGKDISSEELCKAFYDVEKNRGENITLTEFEYSTLAALKIFKSSHLDIVVLEVGCGGRLDATNIIDADISVIVNISIDHNILLGNDREQVGYQKCGIFRSGQTAVIGEDNVPSSIRIEARRLTTHLFIYRKNWIFDSDETGWKWKSEKYIVRNLPISTSIPMINVASGLAAIYVSKKNCVKIRRKIKDEHIRNGISLSRLPGRFQVIGSEKEGPLIILDVAHNAHAARCLSKKLDHIQYCGKRIYAIVSILSDKDIEKILSELKDKIYQWNFVSNIQDERGLSSKELSKYMIDSIEYENFLNAYESVIKDVGRNILLIFGSFYIVSEYLKIFGRE, encoded by the coding sequence ATGGATATCAAAAATTTTTCCCTGGATCATTGGATATCTTACATTCGTTGTCAACATATAAATAAGATTGATATGAGTTTGGATAGAATCAGAAAAGTAGCAGATGATATGAAGTTACTTCGTCCAGCTCCCTTTGTTATCATCGTTTCTGGGACTAACGGGAAAGGTACGACCTGTAATGTTATAGAAAACATCTTAATCTGTTCTGGTTTGAAAGTTGGGGTTTATAGTTCCCCACATCTGATCTCTTATACAGAGAGGATCAGAATTTTCGGTAAAGATATTTCTAGTGAAGAACTTTGTAAAGCATTTTATGATGTAGAAAAAAATAGAGGAGAGAACATTACTTTGACGGAATTTGAGTATTCTACGTTGGCGGCGTTGAAAATATTCAAAAGTAGTCATTTAGATATTGTCGTATTGGAAGTAGGATGTGGCGGAAGGTTGGATGCAACAAATATAATTGATGCAGATATTTCAGTAATTGTTAATATCTCCATAGATCATAATATCCTACTCGGAAACGATAGGGAACAAGTCGGATATCAAAAATGTGGAATTTTTCGATCAGGTCAAACTGCAGTTATTGGAGAAGATAATGTTCCGAGTTCGATTAGAATAGAGGCGCGAAGATTAACAACTCATTTATTCATATATCGTAAAAATTGGATCTTTGATTCGGATGAAACAGGCTGGAAATGGAAATCTGAAAAATATATCGTTCGTAATTTACCTATTTCTACGAGTATTCCTATGATAAATGTTGCTTCTGGATTAGCAGCTATATACGTATCGAAAAAGAACTGCGTTAAAATTCGAAGAAAAATAAAAGATGAACATATAAGAAATGGAATTTCACTTTCTAGATTACCTGGAAGATTCCAAGTTATTGGTTCTGAAAAAGAAGGTCCTTTGATTATTCTGGACGTTGCTCATAACGCACATGCTGCAAGGTGTTTGTCGAAGAAGTTAGATCATATTCAGTATTGTGGGAAAAGAATATATGCTATAGTTTCCATTCTATCGGATAAGGATATAGAAAAGATTCTATCAGAACTGAAGGATAAGATATATCAATGGAATTTCGTTTCCAATATTCAAGATGAGAGGGGTCTTTCGTCTAAGGAGTTATCTAAATATATGATCGATTCTATCGAGTATGAGAATTTTTTAAATGCTTATGAATCAGTCATAAAGGATGTCGGAAGAAATATATTGTTGATTTTCGGATCTTTTTATATTGTTTCTGAATATCTAAAGATTTTCGGTAGAGAATAA
- the rpmG gene encoding 50S ribosomal protein L33 has translation MAKNSRKKIKLISSSGTGHFYTTSKNQKNNNKKLSIKKFDPIIKKHVLYDEKKIK, from the coding sequence ATGGCAAAAAATTCAAGAAAAAAAATAAAGTTAATTTCCTCTTCGGGCACAGGCCATTTCTATACAACATCAAAGAATCAAAAGAACAATAATAAGAAATTATCAATAAAAAAATTTGATCCTATAATAAAAAAACATGTGTTATACGATGAAAAAAAGATTAAATAA
- a CDS encoding rhodanese-like domain-containing protein, whose amino-acid sequence MRIKNVGNYQLIQWINQNKTIIIDFRDYDDFYKEHIIHSIHFSKIIPQEENQEKIKNLRNKTITIITKNGTETLKPAKIMRKLVREDIYVLIHGINGWKKDLLPLIKKQL is encoded by the coding sequence TTGAGAATAAAAAATGTTGGAAATTATCAACTAATCCAATGGATCAATCAAAATAAAACGATTATCATCGATTTTAGAGACTATGATGATTTCTATAAAGAACACATAATTCATTCTATTCACTTCTCTAAGATAATTCCGCAAGAAGAAAATCAAGAAAAAATTAAAAATCTAAGAAATAAAACGATTACCATAATTACAAAAAATGGAACAGAAACTTTAAAACCAGCTAAAATAATGAGAAAATTGGTTCGTGAGGATATTTATGTGTTGATTCATGGGATTAACGGATGGAAAAAGGATTTATTACCGTTAATCAAAAAACAACTCTAA
- the rpmB gene encoding 50S ribosomal protein L28 has translation MSRICKVTKKKPMRGNHRSHAMNATKRRFLPNLHHHRFWIEKEKRFIRLRVSTKGIRIIEKKGIEHILKKNK, from the coding sequence ATGAGTAGAATATGTAAGGTAACCAAAAAAAAACCAATGAGAGGAAATCATCGTTCTCACGCAATGAATGCTACCAAACGTCGTTTCCTACCTAATTTGCATCACCATAGGTTTTGGATAGAGAAAGAAAAAAGATTCATCAGGTTACGTGTTTCGACAAAAGGAATTCGAATAATAGAGAAAAAAGGAATTGAACACATCTTAAAAAAGAATAAATAA